One window of the Peptacetobacter hiranonis genome contains the following:
- a CDS encoding M60 family metallopeptidase, producing MKKVISGALAAAIITSNLPLRVLAEEMDIPDANQNDQSINQEKTRTGYIEVEIKLDMPIMYSDDAKIKVDLSESGEKTLLSAKLGESGNFEDNNGHSYSVEALGYKGVEEVKDGGKVYVYKVRFNNLTAAKGKNYNININGNGFRGIASDIELNEFSKKVVVNNLYNSDSANMLFGNINKDNVVDDRDYETIFNHIGTSEEEYDLNRDGKVDITDLTYVHKNLNKKASETLKTENMVQTIDVEKIELEKSENSIVTGSVNDLLTGSNNGLKISKEKGTDSTKPLEVSLNLTGSKNKPTDTPQYVEMQTIVIKGGEVAPTEGTVVVTDSNGNEEIYKFGENTSKPEGKSFNLLRTENNDTTTDNNKKENKNIVINLNNKVAVAKITIKITNTTEGDRKLANIAKVEFINDVYKEEQKPDMNIPKVNKVETSTATGSEHMTLYWNKENNITGYEIKIEEINASGEVQGNAKVFRTSENFFKYSAVKAYRRYRVSIQSVNGEWESGYNAVKDDEKNGVIDNIDPATMGTNGKDATYSPKDVTDDNGIVNIMVVPNSKPEPPEGINIISGYKSLDINWKAHSSAQSFDVYYKKIDSEEGNSTKDEVIPGLEGFTKANKNPITNTTQFILSDLEDNASYEIKLTATNHLGTSGATKSHIGTTIDISIPVSPNYNLINTPNGYNELTNNIESVEFPTLSDDKLTNGDISITDKDCVVDNDYTTAWSLTDWDSGASYKNNKRGPIVTFKEEYKINRIAIISRLDAFASTPNKAVVNVWDYKNDKWIEYDANVQNINNNGYYTLIDLPEAVNARRIQVNLSTSPRRLSISEMKFYQYDDIETSVENLFEDDLKVELRKNKENGKVEVTQEEIDQIRKTLKTPNEEGEYNPRKDTLLNEVKLAETILKDNKLSEKVISVDPLINGSGANTGYNNTWQALGYSVKAGQKIDVYMGRNENKKVVLAYEQHYGESGSYLSKEIELKPGRNTISIEKLDNFDLNYEKGGNLYVRVTDNVDSSNAEIKVRVSGATEIPHLDLNNHLEDVDYLVNNPNSKEALEIKEKLKAYIESLKAHVQTMQSKYPESATKSDNTKNIYTYDKDTSVLNSTNIEGDRFTLTLPAQDVYEGITEGAENNLDKQVENLYNTVLAWEQIIQITNAKKGVFEKVADFNNDGQINADDANSKDYQNNKASKRRVNVKYQRMFIGAFMYASGHHVGIDVGSSKDLMKGVPFKFDENGYVTNPDEARLFGWGISHEIGHKADIGNRTYSETSNNILALITQTFDGKDKSRLEENGIYPKIYKKVTSSSVGVSQDATTLLGMFWQLQLAYEPGYTSEMLKRNNDGNLTNDSYYAKMNRLYRSLTDAEKALDKDQLLIRKASESAGKDLTDFFESWGLVADSKTKAALTGLEKETKKIQYLNDEAYRKRLANDSSDLNMSKDLKVNASFEDVETGAKIESGSIVNNNSIKINIDLPDEFKGDKDKILGYEIIRSDGNTLTEVKDESTNPTTSDKKYKTEILYRPVGFVNAEDGKATFTDDISPINNRAMTYKVVAYDYNLNATAEFTIGSIKMSHDGKIDSSNFVLKSNLKSGTTSSNTKNENTVEDKGIDAIKDKDVNTSFKGEKITSEEYEKNPHKQEGIDVNADPYVIMDLQGSKAITGLKYTKSSDAVSKLSLKRLINAVKGETSYSSISKYEISISDDGETWKVVSEPEATFEFGQKTVLGGQDDKNTATVIFKEDGNLCTYEARYVKLVAKDATNVDIAEVSLLGTTGDNIEIGAVNETDNTLTNGIGKLEEDVQFESGEKIPKGSIIVTGEYKGNPAFNVPLLIDDDNKTIEGTFLLMANVPENAPLGEVDSGTWIYYTEPENFDKLSSSVKAELYRYNYLDKTGSPQGQRLVSDTLYKKLPGSYNDLDNITFSNIGTVSRTKSPKVVKSINTKDYNLKEDK from the coding sequence ATGAAGAAAGTAATTTCAGGAGCATTGGCAGCAGCAATTATAACGAGTAATCTGCCGCTACGGGTTTTAGCAGAGGAAATGGATATTCCAGATGCTAATCAGAATGATCAGTCAATTAATCAAGAAAAAACAAGAACAGGATATATAGAAGTAGAAATAAAACTTGATATGCCAATAATGTATAGTGATGATGCTAAGATAAAAGTTGATTTAAGTGAGAGTGGTGAGAAGACTCTTTTATCTGCAAAATTAGGTGAATCAGGTAATTTTGAAGATAACAATGGTCATTCTTATTCAGTTGAAGCACTTGGATATAAAGGTGTTGAAGAAGTAAAAGATGGCGGGAAAGTATACGTTTACAAAGTTAGATTTAATAATCTTACAGCAGCTAAAGGCAAAAATTACAACATTAATATAAATGGTAATGGATTTAGAGGTATTGCAAGTGATATCGAATTAAATGAATTCTCTAAAAAAGTAGTTGTAAATAATTTATATAATAGTGATAGTGCAAATATGTTATTTGGGAATATAAACAAAGATAATGTAGTAGATGATAGAGACTATGAAACTATCTTTAATCATATTGGTACATCAGAAGAGGAATATGATTTAAATAGAGATGGAAAAGTTGATATAACAGACCTTACTTATGTCCATAAAAATTTAAACAAAAAGGCATCAGAAACATTAAAAACAGAAAACATGGTACAGACAATAGATGTTGAAAAAATAGAACTTGAAAAAAGTGAAAATTCAATAGTAACAGGTTCTGTAAATGATTTACTAACTGGGTCAAATAATGGTTTAAAAATATCAAAAGAAAAAGGAACAGATTCTACTAAACCGTTAGAAGTAAGTTTAAATCTTACTGGATCAAAGAATAAGCCTACAGATACTCCACAGTATGTAGAAATGCAGACAATTGTTATAAAAGGTGGAGAGGTTGCTCCAACTGAAGGAACAGTTGTTGTAACAGATAGTAACGGAAATGAAGAAATATATAAATTTGGTGAAAATACTTCTAAACCAGAGGGAAAATCTTTCAATTTACTAAGAACAGAAAACAATGATACAACGACAGATAACAATAAAAAAGAAAATAAGAACATAGTAATAAATCTTAATAATAAGGTAGCTGTTGCAAAGATAACTATAAAGATAACTAATACTACTGAAGGTGATAGAAAGCTTGCTAATATAGCAAAAGTTGAATTTATAAATGATGTTTATAAAGAAGAACAAAAGCCAGATATGAATATACCAAAAGTAAATAAGGTAGAAACTAGTACTGCTACTGGTAGCGAACATATGACTCTATATTGGAATAAAGAGAATAACATAACAGGATATGAAATAAAAATAGAAGAAATAAATGCTTCTGGTGAAGTTCAAGGAAATGCAAAAGTATTTAGAACTTCTGAAAACTTCTTTAAATATAGCGCTGTAAAAGCTTATAGAAGATATAGAGTAAGTATACAGTCTGTAAATGGTGAATGGGAAAGTGGATATAATGCTGTGAAAGACGACGAAAAAAATGGAGTTATAGATAATATAGATCCAGCAACTATGGGAACTAACGGTAAAGATGCAACATATAGTCCTAAAGATGTAACTGATGATAATGGTATTGTAAATATAATGGTTGTTCCTAATTCCAAACCAGAACCACCAGAGGGAATAAATATTATAAGCGGATATAAATCACTTGATATAAATTGGAAGGCTCATAGTTCAGCACAGAGTTTCGATGTTTACTATAAAAAGATAGATTCAGAAGAAGGTAATTCTACAAAAGATGAAGTAATACCGGGATTAGAAGGGTTTACTAAAGCAAATAAAAATCCTATAACAAATACTACTCAGTTTATACTTTCTGATTTAGAAGATAATGCAAGTTATGAAATAAAACTTACTGCGACAAATCATTTAGGTACAAGTGGTGCAACAAAGAGCCATATTGGAACTACTATAGATATATCTATTCCAGTATCTCCAAACTACAACCTTATAAATACACCTAATGGATATAATGAGCTTACAAATAATATAGAATCGGTAGAATTCCCAACTCTTTCAGATGATAAGCTTACTAATGGAGATATATCTATAACTGATAAGGATTGTGTTGTTGATAATGATTATACTACAGCATGGTCTTTAACAGACTGGGACTCTGGAGCATCATATAAAAACAATAAAAGAGGTCCAATAGTAACATTCAAAGAAGAATATAAAATAAACAGAATTGCAATAATATCTAGGTTAGATGCATTTGCTTCAACTCCTAATAAAGCTGTTGTAAATGTTTGGGACTATAAAAATGATAAATGGATAGAATATGATGCAAATGTTCAGAATATAAACAATAACGGATATTATACACTTATCGATTTACCAGAAGCAGTTAATGCAAGAAGAATACAGGTAAATTTATCTACAAGTCCTAGAAGATTAAGTATTTCAGAAATGAAATTCTATCAATATGATGATATTGAAACTTCAGTTGAAAACTTATTTGAGGATGATTTAAAAGTCGAACTTAGAAAAAATAAAGAAAATGGCAAAGTAGAAGTAACTCAGGAAGAAATAGACCAGATAAGAAAAACTTTAAAAACTCCTAATGAAGAAGGAGAATACAACCCTAGAAAAGATACTCTTTTAAATGAGGTTAAACTAGCTGAAACAATATTAAAAGATAATAAACTTTCTGAAAAAGTTATATCTGTTGATCCACTTATAAACGGAAGTGGAGCTAATACAGGATACAATAATACTTGGCAGGCATTAGGATATAGTGTAAAAGCTGGTCAAAAGATAGATGTTTATATGGGTAGAAATGAGAATAAAAAAGTTGTACTAGCTTATGAGCAGCATTATGGTGAATCAGGTTCATATCTAAGCAAAGAAATAGAATTAAAACCAGGAAGAAATACAATAAGTATAGAAAAATTAGATAACTTTGATCTTAACTATGAAAAAGGTGGTAACTTATACGTTAGAGTTACAGATAATGTAGATAGTTCAAATGCAGAGATAAAGGTGAGAGTAAGTGGTGCTACGGAAATACCTCACTTAGATTTAAATAATCATTTAGAGGATGTAGATTATCTAGTTAATAATCCAAATTCAAAAGAAGCATTAGAAATAAAAGAAAAATTAAAAGCATATATAGAATCGCTTAAAGCACATGTACAAACTATGCAGAGTAAATATCCTGAATCTGCTACTAAATCAGATAATACAAAAAATATATATACTTATGATAAAGATACTTCTGTTTTAAACTCTACTAATATAGAAGGAGATCGATTCACTCTTACACTTCCAGCACAGGATGTCTATGAAGGTATAACGGAAGGAGCAGAGAACAATTTAGATAAGCAGGTTGAAAATCTATATAACACAGTTTTAGCATGGGAACAGATTATACAGATAACTAACGCTAAAAAAGGTGTATTTGAAAAAGTTGCCGATTTTAATAATGATGGTCAGATAAATGCCGATGATGCTAATTCAAAAGACTATCAGAATAATAAAGCATCAAAGCGGAGAGTCAATGTTAAATATCAGAGAATGTTTATAGGTGCTTTCATGTATGCCAGTGGACACCATGTTGGTATAGATGTAGGAAGTTCAAAAGATTTAATGAAAGGTGTTCCATTCAAGTTTGATGAAAATGGTTATGTTACTAATCCAGATGAAGCTAGATTATTTGGATGGGGAATAAGCCATGAAATAGGACATAAAGCTGATATAGGAAATAGAACATATAGTGAAACAAGTAATAATATATTAGCCCTAATTACCCAGACTTTTGATGGAAAAGATAAATCTAGACTTGAAGAAAATGGAATTTATCCTAAAATATACAAAAAGGTAACAAGTAGTAGTGTAGGGGTTTCTCAGGATGCAACAACATTACTTGGAATGTTCTGGCAGTTACAGCTTGCATATGAACCAGGATATACATCTGAAATGTTAAAGAGAAATAATGATGGTAATTTAACTAATGATTCATACTATGCAAAAATGAATAGATTGTATAGAAGTCTTACAGACGCAGAAAAAGCTTTAGACAAAGACCAGTTATTAATAAGAAAAGCATCTGAATCAGCTGGAAAAGATTTAACTGATTTCTTTGAAAGTTGGGGATTAGTTGCTGATAGTAAGACAAAAGCGGCTCTTACAGGATTAGAAAAAGAAACTAAAAAAATACAGTATTTAAACGATGAAGCATACAGAAAAAGACTTGCTAATGATTCATCAGATTTAAATATGTCTAAAGACTTAAAGGTAAATGCTTCATTTGAAGATGTAGAAACAGGTGCAAAGATAGAAAGTGGTTCAATTGTAAATAATAATTCTATAAAAATAAATATAGACCTTCCAGATGAATTTAAAGGAGATAAAGATAAAATACTTGGATATGAAATAATTAGAAGTGACGGAAATACTCTAACAGAAGTAAAAGACGAATCTACTAATCCAACAACTTCAGATAAAAAATATAAAACAGAAATATTATATAGACCTGTTGGATTTGTGAATGCAGAAGATGGAAAAGCTACATTTACAGACGATATATCTCCTATAAATAATAGGGCGATGACTTATAAAGTAGTGGCTTATGATTATAATCTTAATGCTACAGCTGAATTTACAATAGGAAGTATAAAAATGAGCCATGATGGAAAAATAGACAGTTCTAATTTTGTGCTTAAATCAAATCTTAAGTCTGGAACAACTTCAAGTAATACAAAAAATGAAAATACTGTTGAAGATAAAGGTATAGATGCAATAAAAGATAAAGACGTAAATACTTCTTTCAAAGGTGAAAAAATTACATCTGAAGAATACGAAAAAAATCCTCATAAACAGGAGGGAATAGATGTAAATGCTGATCCATATGTAATAATGGATTTACAGGGAAGTAAAGCTATCACAGGATTAAAATATACAAAATCATCTGATGCTGTTTCAAAATTATCGCTAAAAAGATTGATAAATGCTGTAAAAGGTGAAACATCTTACAGTTCAATATCAAAATATGAAATATCTATAAGTGATGATGGTGAAACTTGGAAAGTAGTATCTGAACCTGAAGCTACATTTGAATTTGGGCAGAAAACTGTACTTGGCGGACAGGATGATAAAAATACAGCTACTGTAATATTTAAAGAAGATGGTAATTTATGCACATATGAAGCAAGATATGTGAAATTAGTTGCAAAAGATGCTACAAATGTGGATATAGCAGAAGTTTCTCTTTTAGGAACTAC
- the nrdG gene encoding anaerobic ribonucleoside-triphosphate reductase activating protein produces MRYEKIRKFDVSNAPGVRSTLFVTGCTHDCKGCFNKELQDFGAGDVWTQEDEDNFVSYVKNDNVVGVNILGGEPMQQVMDDCLPNLLKRVKEETGKSIWLWSGYLLEQILEDEKRRKILEYVDVLVDGRFEIDKRNINLKYRGSENQRVIDIKKTLMSDSVVLYDFEEIL; encoded by the coding sequence ATGAGATATGAAAAAATAAGAAAATTTGATGTGTCTAATGCACCAGGTGTTAGATCGACATTATTCGTGACAGGATGTACTCACGATTGTAAAGGCTGCTTTAACAAGGAACTGCAGGATTTTGGAGCTGGAGATGTTTGGACTCAAGAAGACGAGGACAATTTTGTTTCTTATGTAAAGAATGACAATGTTGTCGGAGTTAATATTTTAGGTGGAGAACCAATGCAGCAGGTTATGGATGACTGCCTTCCAAATCTGTTAAAGAGAGTTAAAGAAGAAACTGGTAAAAGCATCTGGCTTTGGTCTGGATATTTACTTGAACAGATTCTTGAAGATGAGAAAAGAAGAAAAATTTTAGAATATGTAGATGTGCTAGTGGATGGAAGATTTGAGATTGATAAGAGAAATATAAATCTTAAATATAGAGGATCTGAGAATCAGAGAGTTATTGATATCAAAAAGACATTGATGAGTGATTCTGTAGTGCTTTACGATTTTGAAGAAATTTTGTAA
- the nrdD gene encoding anaerobic ribonucleoside-triphosphate reductase, with protein sequence MKVIKRDGSTVPFDRTKIEVAILKAMKNGSGIYIPEIASNISIDAEKHFENFKPTPTIHQIEVYVYERLIHYGQKETARAYEGYRAVQSFKRHVNTTDENILGLIAKTNEDILKENSNKNSIIASTQRDLIAGEVSRDIARRKLIPPHIVQAHDDGAIHWHDMDYTLQSIFNCCLINIQDMLDNGTVINEKMVESPKSFSTACTVTTQIMAQVASNQYGGQSITIKHLAPYLRRTYDKFFKMYMEKYNNEELAKDIAHDMMMKDLKDGVQTIRYQLSTLMTTNGQAPFATIYLEIEEGSEYEEEMALICEEMIRQRLEGMKNYKGQQIGEAFPKLVYLLDEHNCLEGGKYDYITKLAAECTAKRLVPDYQSAKIMRSNYEGNTFPPMGCRSHLSPYKDENGNYKWYGRFNQGVVSLNLPQIAIIADKNMDMFWNILDQRLELCKEALLVRHNMLKGTLSDVSPIHWQHGAIARLDKGEKIDKLLENGYSTLSLGYVGIHEMVQSMLGVSHTTEKGEEFALEVMNYLRKKCDEWKAETGLGFGLYGTPAENLVYRFCRIDKQKFGEIPNVTDKLYYTNSYHVNVCEEIDAFSKLKFEAQFHAISSGGCISYIEVPDMSRNLEAVEQVINYIYHNIQYAEINTKPDVCYKCGYTGEIKLDENLEWYCPSCGNRDEADMQVMRRTCGYIGTNFWNKGRTQEIGDRVLHL encoded by the coding sequence ATGAAGGTTATAAAGAGAGATGGTAGTACGGTTCCTTTTGATAGAACAAAGATAGAAGTGGCTATTTTAAAAGCTATGAAAAACGGAAGTGGTATATATATTCCGGAGATAGCTTCAAATATATCAATAGATGCTGAAAAACATTTTGAAAACTTCAAGCCTACACCTACTATACATCAGATAGAGGTGTATGTTTACGAAAGATTAATTCACTATGGTCAGAAGGAAACTGCAAGAGCTTATGAAGGATATAGAGCTGTTCAATCTTTCAAAAGACATGTAAATACTACTGATGAAAATATACTTGGATTAATAGCAAAAACAAATGAAGATATTTTAAAGGAGAATTCTAATAAAAACTCTATAATAGCTTCTACTCAGAGAGATCTTATCGCTGGGGAAGTTTCTAGAGATATAGCTAGAAGAAAGTTAATTCCTCCTCATATAGTGCAGGCTCACGATGATGGAGCTATACATTGGCATGATATGGACTACACTTTACAGTCTATATTCAACTGCTGCTTAATAAATATACAGGATATGCTTGATAACGGAACTGTTATAAATGAAAAGATGGTTGAGTCACCAAAATCATTCTCAACTGCTTGTACAGTTACAACTCAGATAATGGCTCAGGTTGCAAGTAATCAGTATGGTGGACAGAGTATAACAATAAAACACTTAGCACCATATTTAAGAAGAACTTACGATAAATTCTTCAAAATGTATATGGAAAAATACAATAACGAAGAGTTAGCAAAAGATATAGCTCATGATATGATGATGAAGGATTTAAAAGATGGTGTCCAGACGATAAGATACCAGTTATCTACACTAATGACAACTAATGGTCAGGCCCCATTTGCTACAATATATCTTGAAATAGAAGAAGGAAGCGAATACGAAGAAGAAATGGCTCTTATCTGTGAAGAAATGATAAGACAGAGATTAGAAGGTATGAAAAACTACAAAGGACAGCAGATTGGTGAAGCTTTCCCTAAATTAGTTTACCTACTAGATGAACACAACTGCCTAGAAGGTGGAAAATACGATTATATAACTAAGCTTGCTGCAGAATGTACTGCTAAGAGATTAGTTCCTGATTATCAGAGTGCTAAGATAATGAGAAGCAACTACGAAGGAAATACATTCCCTCCAATGGGCTGTAGAAGTCATTTAAGTCCATATAAAGATGAAAATGGAAACTACAAATGGTACGGAAGATTTAACCAGGGTGTTGTTTCATTAAACTTACCTCAGATAGCTATAATAGCTGATAAAAATATGGATATGTTCTGGAATATATTAGATCAGAGATTAGAGTTATGTAAAGAGGCTCTTTTAGTTAGACATAATATGTTAAAAGGAACTTTATCAGATGTTTCTCCAATTCACTGGCAGCATGGTGCAATAGCTAGATTAGATAAAGGAGAAAAAATAGACAAACTTCTTGAAAATGGATATTCAACATTAAGCTTAGGATATGTTGGTATACACGAAATGGTTCAGTCTATGCTAGGTGTTAGCCACACTACTGAAAAAGGTGAAGAATTTGCACTAGAAGTTATGAACTATTTAAGAAAGAAATGTGATGAATGGAAAGCTGAAACAGGACTTGGATTTGGACTTTACGGTACTCCAGCAGAAAATCTTGTTTACAGATTCTGTAGAATAGATAAACAGAAATTCGGTGAAATACCAAACGTTACTGACAAACTATACTACACTAACAGTTACCATGTAAATGTATGTGAAGAAATAGATGCGTTTAGTAAGTTAAAATTTGAAGCTCAGTTCCACGCAATAAGCTCTGGTGGATGTATTTCGTACATCGAGGTTCCAGATATGAGTAGAAACTTAGAAGCTGTTGAACAGGTTATAAACTACATATACCACAACATTCAGTACGCTGAAATAAATACAAAACCAGATGTTTGCTACAAATGTGGATACACAGGAGAAATAAAATTAGATGAAAATCTAGAATGGTATTGTCCTTCTTGTGGAAATAGAGATGAAGCAGATATGCAGGTTATGAGAAGAACTTGTGGATATATAGGAACTAATTTCTGGAATAAAGGTCGTACTCAGGAAATTGGGGATAGAGTACTTCATTTATAG
- a CDS encoding IS91 family transposase: MNVLKKQKDEKIIKKILKNHFEEFKLKYWNKVRREMRDQIENTVIKALNCGNIEKGYIKHKCIDCGEEYIQGFTCKSKFCTKCGRKYSMEWAEKQVENILDVSHRHAVFTIPEELRVYFYRKRELLKDLQDATYKVLDSFHKKKTNGDYELGVIAVVHTFGGDLKWNPHIHALYTEGGIDRNNKWFKKLDFIPYTYMKKVWRKLVLDIIKNNFRDRKTRNLINKLYKKEFYVNAERRLTNIKQATQYIGRYLARPAIAEYRIINYDGKNVTYWYENKKPKGKREITVNVLEFIGKITQHIHPKGFRVARRYGLYSRVKNKLSIEILKLYNFMRHRNISKLIKKKNTVKKNFKDRLIESFGVNPYICKKCGKDMILWEIWHYKYGLIYNVLDKSNYKRIIYEEIIEKEISLNTTTQKELF; encoded by the coding sequence ATGAATGTATTGAAAAAACAAAAAGATGAAAAAATCATTAAGAAAATATTAAAAAATCACTTTGAAGAATTCAAACTAAAATATTGGAATAAAGTTAGAAGAGAAATGAGGGATCAGATAGAAAATACTGTAATAAAGGCTTTAAATTGTGGAAATATAGAAAAAGGATATATAAAACATAAATGTATAGACTGTGGAGAGGAGTATATTCAAGGGTTCACTTGTAAAAGTAAGTTTTGCACAAAGTGTGGAAGAAAATATTCTATGGAATGGGCAGAAAAACAGGTAGAAAATATTCTTGATGTTTCTCATAGACATGCAGTTTTCACAATTCCAGAGGAGTTAAGAGTCTATTTCTACAGAAAGCGAGAGCTTTTAAAAGATTTACAAGATGCTACATATAAGGTATTAGATAGTTTTCATAAAAAGAAAACAAATGGAGATTATGAATTAGGGGTAATTGCTGTAGTACACACTTTTGGTGGAGATTTAAAATGGAATCCTCACATACATGCCTTATACACCGAAGGTGGAATAGATAGAAATAATAAGTGGTTTAAAAAATTAGATTTCATACCGTATACATATATGAAAAAAGTATGGCGAAAGTTGGTACTAGATATAATAAAAAACAACTTTAGAGATAGAAAAACTAGAAATTTGATAAATAAGTTATATAAGAAAGAATTCTATGTAAATGCAGAAAGACGTTTAACTAATATAAAACAGGCAACTCAATATATAGGTAGATATTTGGCTAGACCAGCTATCGCTGAGTATAGAATAATTAATTACGATGGGAAAAATGTAACTTACTGGTATGAAAACAAAAAACCTAAGGGAAAAAGAGAAATAACTGTAAATGTATTAGAATTTATAGGTAAAATAACCCAACATATTCACCCGAAGGGTTTTAGAGTTGCAAGAAGATACGGTCTATATTCAAGAGTAAAAAATAAATTAAGCATAGAAATATTGAAATTATATAATTTTATGAGACACAGAAATATATCTAAGCTGATAAAAAAGAAGAATACAGTAAAGAAAAATTTTAAAGATAGATTGATAGAATCATTTGGAGTAAATCCTTATATTTGTAAAAAGTGTGGAAAAGACATGATTCTATGGGAAATATGGCATTATAAATATGGATTAATATATAATGTACTAGATAAATCAAATTATAAAAGAATAATCTACGAAGAAATTATAGAAAAAGAAATTTCTTTGAATACAACAACACAAAAAGAATTATTTTAA
- a CDS encoding cell wall-binding repeat-containing protein — protein sequence MKFKEKASSLALCAVLLGTSIAPVSAATKTEIVGANRYETAAKIADKMGNYDTAILVNADKSLADGLSASSLAGKENAPILLVKKDSIPAATMQRLRNVKRVYVIGGEAAVSQRVVDSLGDVTYIRIQGANRIETSENVAEIVGNYNKAFVVNGNKGEADAMSVASIAARDKAPIILTNGKSSNEVKRPGVKYYVVGGNEVVSNSLVNKFGAIRLSGSDRYKTNRVVVNKFYPNSSKLYFTKGNPLVDALTVSPLAKNDGVVLVSAKSDNSILNGKDTVQVGGMNFGGSAKPEENKPVKPDGQKPDGGTQKPNPEENKPVKPDGNININSDAYQSEFREEFYILVNNYRASKGLNKLTPHPLQEKMTYLKSKHMIDLNYFEHNYDDSKTQYYKDKWTNNGRYPYLMIDTIYPEVFAGTGSKYGQEIITGVIGDYGKSAKGLAREAFERWQRSTGHEQSMTSDWDNYMGVSIYSGNGNIYATGAFSRK from the coding sequence ATGAAATTTAAAGAAAAGGCAAGTTCATTAGCATTATGTGCAGTGTTACTTGGTACTTCAATAGCGCCAGTATCAGCAGCAACAAAAACAGAGATAGTTGGTGCAAACAGATATGAAACTGCTGCAAAGATAGCTGATAAAATGGGTAATTATGATACAGCTATACTTGTAAATGCAGACAAATCTTTAGCAGATGGTCTTTCTGCATCTTCATTAGCAGGTAAGGAAAATGCTCCTATATTATTAGTTAAAAAAGATTCTATACCTGCAGCTACAATGCAGAGACTTAGAAATGTTAAAAGAGTTTATGTCATAGGTGGTGAAGCAGCAGTAAGTCAGAGAGTTGTTGACTCATTAGGTGATGTAACTTATATAAGAATACAGGGTGCAAACAGAATAGAAACTTCTGAGAATGTTGCAGAGATAGTAGGAAATTACAATAAAGCATTCGTAGTTAATGGAAATAAAGGTGAAGCGGATGCAATGTCTGTAGCTTCAATTGCTGCAAGAGATAAAGCACCAATAATATTAACAAATGGTAAATCTTCAAATGAGGTTAAAAGACCTGGTGTTAAATATTATGTAGTTGGTGGTAATGAAGTTGTTTCAAATTCTTTAGTAAATAAATTTGGTGCAATAAGATTAAGTGGTTCAGATAGATATAAAACTAATAGAGTTGTTGTAAACAAATTCTATCCAAATTCTTCAAAATTATACTTCACAAAAGGTAATCCTTTAGTAGATGCTTTAACTGTTTCTCCATTAGCTAAAAATGATGGTGTTGTTTTAGTTTCAGCTAAATCAGATAACAGTATATTAAATGGTAAAGACACTGTTCAGGTTGGTGGTATGAATTTTGGAGGTTCAGCTAAACCAGAAGAAAATAAACCGGTTAAACCAGATGGACAGAAACCAGACGGTGGAACACAGAAACCAAATCCAGAAGAAAATAAACCAGTTAAACCAGATGGGAATATAAATATAAACTCTGATGCATATCAATCAGAATTTAGAGAAGAGTTTTATATATTAGTAAATAATTATAGAGCTTCAAAAGGGTTAAATAAGTTAACACCGCATCCATTACAAGAAAAAATGACTTATCTAAAATCTAAACATATGATCGATTTAAATTATTTTGAACATAACTATGATGATAGTAAAACACAATATTATAAAGACAAATGGACGAATAATGGTAGGTACCCATATTTAATGATAGATACTATTTATCCTGAAGTTTTTGCAGGAACAGGTTCAAAATACGGACAGGAGATAATAACTGGTGTTATAGGTGATTATGGTAAATCTGCAAAAGGATTAGCAAGAGAAGCTTTTGAAAGATGGCAGAGATCTACAGGTCATGAACAGTCAATGACAAGTGATTGGGATAATTATATGGGTGTTAGTATTTATAGTGGAAATGGAAATATTTATGCAACAGGTGCTTTTTCAAGAAAATAA